A single Vanacampus margaritifer isolate UIUO_Vmar chromosome 7, RoL_Vmar_1.0, whole genome shotgun sequence DNA region contains:
- the mtif2 gene encoding translation initiation factor IF-2, mitochondrial isoform X2, with the protein MLQMMKLTSSAACGGGGVTRRLPRAAIWPLAPPLCRPVFDAAPLLASNQSKGHKKEQRPKVKANKQEVEIRQTMTVAALARAMNRNPDSVLEALMNTPLDVSRANPSTVLEERWIKEAVTRSGMKFRWEKLSEEPQPQNRDAVPRPPAEASKLVRRPPVVTIMGHVDHGKTTLLDGLRKSRLVAAEAGGITQHIGAFAVELATGERITFLDTPGHAAFSAMRARGAGATDIVILVVAADDGVMNQTVESIQHAKRAAVPIIVAVNKCDKAQADPQRVKRELLAHDVVCEEFGGDAQAVHVSALKGDNLLALAEATVALAEILELKAQPDGAVEGLVIESRTDRGRGPVTTTLVQRGALRRGCVLVAGKTWAKVRSLWDEDGRALEEAGPGAAVEVVGWKDAPSPGDAVLEVESEKRAREVSAWRAHQEELERLEAEQSRIQDKRRQHDDAYRKKRAELAHLSWRQRRLLLYHNDKSKFANRPSEKTAPATFALPLIIKADVDGSLEAILNILDGYDADHQCSLELVHIGIGDISEKDLDMAETFGGSVYGFNVAARKDIVQAASRRNVPVRLHRVIYKMVEQLKAEIAGKLPPLVTREVLGEAAVLAMFEVTAGKKKMAVAGCRVLKGQLERKMKFGLIRGGETLWEGGLLALKHHKEDVNAARAGSECGLSADGDVAFLPGDVVQCFREVEVPQVSAWDPGF; encoded by the exons ATGCTGCAGATGATGAAGCTGACGTCATCGGCGgcgtgcggcggcggcggcgtcacTCGCCGGCTGCCCCGCGCCGCCATCTGGCCACTTGCGCCTCCTCTCTGTCGACCCGTGTTCGACGCCGCCCCTCTGCTGGCCTCCAATCAG TCGAAAGGTCATAAGAAGGAGCAGAGGCCAAAGGTGAAAGCCAACAAGCAGGAAGTGGAGATCAGGCAGACCATGACTGTGGCGGCGCTCGCACGAGCCATGAACAGAAATCCCG aCAGCGTGTTGGAGGCGCTGATGAACACGCCGCTGGACGTTTCCCGCGCCAACCCGTCGACGGTGCTGGAGGAGCGCTGGATCAAGGAAGCGGTGACGCGCTCGGGCATGAAGTTCCGCTGGGAGAAACTCAGCGAGGAGCCGCAGCCGCAGAACAGGGACGCCGTGCCCAG ACCCCCCGCAGAGGCCAGCAAGCTGGTGCGGCGCCCCCCGGTGGTCACCATCATGGGCCACGTGGACCACGGCAAGACCACGCTGTTGGACGGCCTGAGGAAAAGCCGACTGGTCGCCGCCGAGGCCGGCGGCATCACGCAGCACATCGGAGCCTTCGCAG TGGAGTTGGCGACGGGCGAGAGGATCACCTTCCTGGACACGCCGGGTCACGCCGCCTTCTCGGCCATGCGGGCCCGCGGCGCCGGCGCCACCGACATCGTCATCCTGGTGGTGGCCGCCGATGACGGCGTCATGAACCAGACGGTGGAGTCCATCCAGCACGCCAAGCGGGCGGCAG TTCCCATCATCGTGGCGGTCAACAAATGCGACAAAGCTCAGGCCGACCCCCAGCGGGTCAAACGGGAGCTGCTGGCCCACGACGTGGTTTGCGAGGAATTCGGCGGCGACGCGCAGGCCGTCCACGTCTCGGCCCTCAAGGGGGACAACCTGCTGGCGCTGGCCGAGGCCACCGTGGCGCTGGCCGAGATTCTGGAGCTCAAGGCCCAACCCGACGGCGCCGTCGAGGGCCTGGTCATCGAGAGTCGCACGGACAGAGGCAGAGG TCCCGTCACCACCACGCTGGTCCAGCGGGGGGCGCTGCGGCGAGGCTGCGTGCTGGTGGCGGGCAAGACCTGGGCCAAGGTGCGCTCGCTGTGGGACGAGGACGGCCGCGCGCTGGAGGAGGCGGGGCCCGGCGCGGCGGTGGAGGTGGTCGGCTGGAAGGACGCGCCCTCCCCCGGCGATGCCGTCCTGGAGGTGGAGTCTGAG AAGCGAGCCAGGGAGGTGTCGGCGTGGCGCGCTCACCAGGAGGAGCTGGAGCGGCTGGAGGCGGAGCAAAGCCGCATACAGGACAAGCGGCGGCAGCACGACGACGCCTACAGGAAGAAGAGGGCGGAGCTGGCGCACCTGAGCTGGCGGCAGAGGCGCTTGCTGCTCTACCACAACGACAAGAGCAAGTTCGCCAACCGGCCCAGCGAGAAAACGGCGCCCGCCACCTTCGCCCTGCCGCTCATCATCAAAG CGGACGTGGACGGCTCATTGGAGGCCATCTTGAACATCCTGGACGGCTACGACGCGGACCACCAGTGCAGCCTGGAACTCGTTCACATCGGCATCGGCGACATCTCCGAAAAGGACCTCGACATGGCGGAGACCTTCGGAG GCAGCGTCTACGGCTTCAACGTGGCGGCGAGGAAGGACATCGTGCAAGCGGCGTCACGCCGTAACGTGCCCGTCAGGCTTCACCGCGTCATCTACAAAATGGTGGAGCAGCTCAAGGCCGAGATCGCCGGCAAGCTGCCGCCGCTGGTCACGCGCGAGGTGCTGG GCGAGGCCGCGGTTCTGGCCATGTTTGAGGTCACGGCGGGGAAGAAGAAGATGGCGGTGGCCGGCTGCCGCGTGCTCAAAGGTCAGCTGGAGCGCAAGATGAAGTTTGGGCTGATTCGCGGCGGAGAAACGTTGTGGGAAG
- the mtif2 gene encoding translation initiation factor IF-2, mitochondrial isoform X3 — MLQMMKLTSSAACGGGGVTRRLPRAAIWPLAPPLCRPVFDAAPLLASNQSKGHKKEQRPKVKANKQEVEIRQTMTVAALARAMNRNPDSVLEALMNTPLDVSRANPSTVLEERWIKEAVTRSGMKFRWEKLSEEPQPQNRDAVPRPPAEASKLVRRPPVVTIMGHVDHGKTTLLDGLRKSRLVAAEAGGITQHIGAFAVELATGERITFLDTPGHAAFSAMRARGAGATDIVILVVAADDGVMNQTVESIQHAKRAAVPIIVAVNKCDKAQADPQRVKRELLAHDVVCEEFGGDAQAVHVSALKGDNLLALAEATVALAEILELKAQPDGAVEGLVIESRTDRGRGPVTTTLVQRGALRRGCVLVAGKTWAKVRSLWDEDGRALEEAGPGAAVEVVGWKDAPSPGDAVLEVESEKRAREVSAWRAHQEELERLEAEQSRIQDKRRQHDDAYRKKRAELAHLSWRQRRLLLYHNDKSKFANRPSEKTAPATFALPLIIKADVDGSLEAILNILDGYDADHQCSLELVHIGIGDISEKDLDMAETFGGSVYGFNVAARKDIVQAASRRNVPVRLHRVIYKMVEQLKAEIAGKLPPLVTREARPRFWPCLRSRRGRRRWRWPAAACSKVSWSAR; from the exons ATGCTGCAGATGATGAAGCTGACGTCATCGGCGgcgtgcggcggcggcggcgtcacTCGCCGGCTGCCCCGCGCCGCCATCTGGCCACTTGCGCCTCCTCTCTGTCGACCCGTGTTCGACGCCGCCCCTCTGCTGGCCTCCAATCAG TCGAAAGGTCATAAGAAGGAGCAGAGGCCAAAGGTGAAAGCCAACAAGCAGGAAGTGGAGATCAGGCAGACCATGACTGTGGCGGCGCTCGCACGAGCCATGAACAGAAATCCCG aCAGCGTGTTGGAGGCGCTGATGAACACGCCGCTGGACGTTTCCCGCGCCAACCCGTCGACGGTGCTGGAGGAGCGCTGGATCAAGGAAGCGGTGACGCGCTCGGGCATGAAGTTCCGCTGGGAGAAACTCAGCGAGGAGCCGCAGCCGCAGAACAGGGACGCCGTGCCCAG ACCCCCCGCAGAGGCCAGCAAGCTGGTGCGGCGCCCCCCGGTGGTCACCATCATGGGCCACGTGGACCACGGCAAGACCACGCTGTTGGACGGCCTGAGGAAAAGCCGACTGGTCGCCGCCGAGGCCGGCGGCATCACGCAGCACATCGGAGCCTTCGCAG TGGAGTTGGCGACGGGCGAGAGGATCACCTTCCTGGACACGCCGGGTCACGCCGCCTTCTCGGCCATGCGGGCCCGCGGCGCCGGCGCCACCGACATCGTCATCCTGGTGGTGGCCGCCGATGACGGCGTCATGAACCAGACGGTGGAGTCCATCCAGCACGCCAAGCGGGCGGCAG TTCCCATCATCGTGGCGGTCAACAAATGCGACAAAGCTCAGGCCGACCCCCAGCGGGTCAAACGGGAGCTGCTGGCCCACGACGTGGTTTGCGAGGAATTCGGCGGCGACGCGCAGGCCGTCCACGTCTCGGCCCTCAAGGGGGACAACCTGCTGGCGCTGGCCGAGGCCACCGTGGCGCTGGCCGAGATTCTGGAGCTCAAGGCCCAACCCGACGGCGCCGTCGAGGGCCTGGTCATCGAGAGTCGCACGGACAGAGGCAGAGG TCCCGTCACCACCACGCTGGTCCAGCGGGGGGCGCTGCGGCGAGGCTGCGTGCTGGTGGCGGGCAAGACCTGGGCCAAGGTGCGCTCGCTGTGGGACGAGGACGGCCGCGCGCTGGAGGAGGCGGGGCCCGGCGCGGCGGTGGAGGTGGTCGGCTGGAAGGACGCGCCCTCCCCCGGCGATGCCGTCCTGGAGGTGGAGTCTGAG AAGCGAGCCAGGGAGGTGTCGGCGTGGCGCGCTCACCAGGAGGAGCTGGAGCGGCTGGAGGCGGAGCAAAGCCGCATACAGGACAAGCGGCGGCAGCACGACGACGCCTACAGGAAGAAGAGGGCGGAGCTGGCGCACCTGAGCTGGCGGCAGAGGCGCTTGCTGCTCTACCACAACGACAAGAGCAAGTTCGCCAACCGGCCCAGCGAGAAAACGGCGCCCGCCACCTTCGCCCTGCCGCTCATCATCAAAG CGGACGTGGACGGCTCATTGGAGGCCATCTTGAACATCCTGGACGGCTACGACGCGGACCACCAGTGCAGCCTGGAACTCGTTCACATCGGCATCGGCGACATCTCCGAAAAGGACCTCGACATGGCGGAGACCTTCGGAG GCAGCGTCTACGGCTTCAACGTGGCGGCGAGGAAGGACATCGTGCAAGCGGCGTCACGCCGTAACGTGCCCGTCAGGCTTCACCGCGTCATCTACAAAATGGTGGAGCAGCTCAAGGCCGAGATCGCCGGCAAGCTGCCGCCGCTGGTCACGCGCGAG GCGAGGCCGCGGTTCTGGCCATGTTTGAGGTCACGGCGGGGAAGAAGAAGATGGCGGTGGCCGGCTGCCGCGTGCTCAAAGGTCAGCTGGAGCGCAAGATGA
- the mtif2 gene encoding translation initiation factor IF-2, mitochondrial isoform X1, with protein sequence MLQMMKLTSSAACGGGGVTRRLPRAAIWPLAPPLCRPVFDAAPLLASNQSKGHKKEQRPKVKANKQEVEIRQTMTVAALARAMNRNPDSVLEALMNTPLDVSRANPSTVLEERWIKEAVTRSGMKFRWEKLSEEPQPQNRDAVPRPPAEASKLVRRPPVVTIMGHVDHGKTTLLDGLRKSRLVAAEAGGITQHIGAFAVELATGERITFLDTPGHAAFSAMRARGAGATDIVILVVAADDGVMNQTVESIQHAKRAAVPIIVAVNKCDKAQADPQRVKRELLAHDVVCEEFGGDAQAVHVSALKGDNLLALAEATVALAEILELKAQPDGAVEGLVIESRTDRGRGPVTTTLVQRGALRRGCVLVAGKTWAKVRSLWDEDGRALEEAGPGAAVEVVGWKDAPSPGDAVLEVESEKRAREVSAWRAHQEELERLEAEQSRIQDKRRQHDDAYRKKRAELAHLSWRQRRLLLYHNDKSKFANRPSEKTAPATFALPLIIKADVDGSLEAILNILDGYDADHQCSLELVHIGIGDISEKDLDMAETFGGSVYGFNVAARKDIVQAASRRNVPVRLHRVIYKMVEQLKAEIAGKLPPLVTREVLGEAAVLAMFEVTAGKKKMAVAGCRVLKGQLERKMKFGLIRGGETLWEGVTSAPLPLPGGLLALKHHKEDVNAARAGSECGLSADGDVAFLPGDVVQCFREVEVPQVSAWDPGF encoded by the exons ATGCTGCAGATGATGAAGCTGACGTCATCGGCGgcgtgcggcggcggcggcgtcacTCGCCGGCTGCCCCGCGCCGCCATCTGGCCACTTGCGCCTCCTCTCTGTCGACCCGTGTTCGACGCCGCCCCTCTGCTGGCCTCCAATCAG TCGAAAGGTCATAAGAAGGAGCAGAGGCCAAAGGTGAAAGCCAACAAGCAGGAAGTGGAGATCAGGCAGACCATGACTGTGGCGGCGCTCGCACGAGCCATGAACAGAAATCCCG aCAGCGTGTTGGAGGCGCTGATGAACACGCCGCTGGACGTTTCCCGCGCCAACCCGTCGACGGTGCTGGAGGAGCGCTGGATCAAGGAAGCGGTGACGCGCTCGGGCATGAAGTTCCGCTGGGAGAAACTCAGCGAGGAGCCGCAGCCGCAGAACAGGGACGCCGTGCCCAG ACCCCCCGCAGAGGCCAGCAAGCTGGTGCGGCGCCCCCCGGTGGTCACCATCATGGGCCACGTGGACCACGGCAAGACCACGCTGTTGGACGGCCTGAGGAAAAGCCGACTGGTCGCCGCCGAGGCCGGCGGCATCACGCAGCACATCGGAGCCTTCGCAG TGGAGTTGGCGACGGGCGAGAGGATCACCTTCCTGGACACGCCGGGTCACGCCGCCTTCTCGGCCATGCGGGCCCGCGGCGCCGGCGCCACCGACATCGTCATCCTGGTGGTGGCCGCCGATGACGGCGTCATGAACCAGACGGTGGAGTCCATCCAGCACGCCAAGCGGGCGGCAG TTCCCATCATCGTGGCGGTCAACAAATGCGACAAAGCTCAGGCCGACCCCCAGCGGGTCAAACGGGAGCTGCTGGCCCACGACGTGGTTTGCGAGGAATTCGGCGGCGACGCGCAGGCCGTCCACGTCTCGGCCCTCAAGGGGGACAACCTGCTGGCGCTGGCCGAGGCCACCGTGGCGCTGGCCGAGATTCTGGAGCTCAAGGCCCAACCCGACGGCGCCGTCGAGGGCCTGGTCATCGAGAGTCGCACGGACAGAGGCAGAGG TCCCGTCACCACCACGCTGGTCCAGCGGGGGGCGCTGCGGCGAGGCTGCGTGCTGGTGGCGGGCAAGACCTGGGCCAAGGTGCGCTCGCTGTGGGACGAGGACGGCCGCGCGCTGGAGGAGGCGGGGCCCGGCGCGGCGGTGGAGGTGGTCGGCTGGAAGGACGCGCCCTCCCCCGGCGATGCCGTCCTGGAGGTGGAGTCTGAG AAGCGAGCCAGGGAGGTGTCGGCGTGGCGCGCTCACCAGGAGGAGCTGGAGCGGCTGGAGGCGGAGCAAAGCCGCATACAGGACAAGCGGCGGCAGCACGACGACGCCTACAGGAAGAAGAGGGCGGAGCTGGCGCACCTGAGCTGGCGGCAGAGGCGCTTGCTGCTCTACCACAACGACAAGAGCAAGTTCGCCAACCGGCCCAGCGAGAAAACGGCGCCCGCCACCTTCGCCCTGCCGCTCATCATCAAAG CGGACGTGGACGGCTCATTGGAGGCCATCTTGAACATCCTGGACGGCTACGACGCGGACCACCAGTGCAGCCTGGAACTCGTTCACATCGGCATCGGCGACATCTCCGAAAAGGACCTCGACATGGCGGAGACCTTCGGAG GCAGCGTCTACGGCTTCAACGTGGCGGCGAGGAAGGACATCGTGCAAGCGGCGTCACGCCGTAACGTGCCCGTCAGGCTTCACCGCGTCATCTACAAAATGGTGGAGCAGCTCAAGGCCGAGATCGCCGGCAAGCTGCCGCCGCTGGTCACGCGCGAGGTGCTGG GCGAGGCCGCGGTTCTGGCCATGTTTGAGGTCACGGCGGGGAAGAAGAAGATGGCGGTGGCCGGCTGCCGCGTGCTCAAAGGTCAGCTGGAGCGCAAGATGAAGTTTGGGCTGATTCGCGGCGGAGAAACGTTGTGGGAAG